From Aestuariibius sp. HNIBRBA575, a single genomic window includes:
- a CDS encoding extracellular solute-binding protein: MRNSTFWAVALATTVLTTPASVMADGHLQVVDEPLELSIHLHDRRFTYVDDWPVEQEAARMTGVSLRNATAGNTTDSEEAFNLMLASGDIPDIVGGARFKDNANRYGPEGAFIPLQDLIAEYAPNIQAQMDARPEIFASALAADGNMYFVPYLTDGKYGRAYFIREDWLETLGLDHPQNVEELHAVLTAFRNGDPNGNGEMDEVPAFFRNWEEILRLVTFWDGRSSGSDTYHDFHIADGEVRHGYVGDGYRDGIKHIAQWYAEGLIDPEVFTRGSSARDYLLSNDLGGFTHDWFASTAGYNDSVAEAVPGFSFQAFPPPESISGVRMEEHRRIPIKPEGWAISYTNENPVETIKYMDFWWSEEGRRLANFGIEGEQYTLVDGAPVFTEEFLAQDGAVNAKLNNIGAQVRRGFWQDYNYEIQWSNEHALRGIALYDQGDYLIDQFLGVAFNEAEQDVYDDHWISIRTYMLERQQAWILGTGNVEDEWDDYLAQLDRLGMTEVLAAMQSAYDRQYGE, from the coding sequence ATGCGAAATTCGACGTTTTGGGCGGTGGCCCTTGCCACCACTGTTCTGACCACACCCGCCAGCGTGATGGCCGATGGGCATTTGCAAGTTGTGGACGAACCGCTTGAATTATCGATCCATTTGCACGACCGCCGTTTTACCTATGTGGATGATTGGCCCGTCGAACAAGAAGCCGCGCGCATGACCGGCGTGTCCCTGCGCAACGCCACCGCAGGCAACACCACCGACAGCGAAGAAGCGTTCAACCTGATGTTGGCCTCAGGCGACATTCCCGACATCGTGGGCGGTGCCCGGTTCAAAGACAATGCCAACCGCTATGGCCCCGAAGGCGCGTTCATTCCGCTTCAGGATCTGATCGCTGAATATGCGCCAAACATTCAGGCGCAAATGGATGCGCGCCCTGAAATCTTTGCCTCGGCCCTCGCGGCGGATGGCAACATGTATTTTGTGCCCTATCTGACAGATGGCAAATATGGCCGCGCCTATTTCATCCGCGAAGACTGGCTGGAAACGCTGGGTCTGGACCATCCCCAAAACGTCGAAGAGCTGCACGCGGTTCTGACTGCATTCCGCAATGGAGATCCAAACGGCAACGGCGAAATGGACGAAGTGCCCGCGTTTTTCCGCAATTGGGAAGAAATCCTGCGTCTGGTCACGTTCTGGGATGGTCGCAGCTCTGGGTCGGACACCTATCACGATTTCCACATTGCGGACGGCGAAGTGCGCCACGGCTATGTCGGTGACGGCTACCGCGACGGCATCAAACATATCGCGCAATGGTACGCAGAGGGTCTGATCGATCCAGAAGTGTTCACACGTGGATCATCTGCGCGCGATTATCTGCTGTCCAACGATCTGGGCGGGTTCACCCATGACTGGTTTGCCTCTACCGCAGGCTACAACGATTCCGTTGCCGAAGCTGTGCCCGGCTTTTCATTCCAAGCCTTCCCACCGCCTGAATCCATCAGCGGCGTGCGCATGGAAGAACACCGTCGCATCCCGATCAAACCCGAAGGCTGGGCGATCAGCTATACCAATGAAAACCCTGTCGAAACCATCAAATACATGGATTTCTGGTGGTCCGAAGAAGGCCGCCGTTTGGCCAATTTCGGCATCGAAGGGGAACAATACACGCTGGTTGACGGCGCCCCCGTCTTTACCGAAGAATTCCTAGCCCAAGATGGCGCTGTGAACGCCAAGCTGAACAATATCGGCGCGCAGGTGCGGCGTGGGTTCTGGCAGGATTACAATTATGAAATCCAGTGGAGCAACGAACACGCGCTGCGCGGCATCGCCCTATATGACCAAGGCGATTACCTGATTGATCAGTTCCTGGGCGTGGCCTTCAACGAAGCCGAACAAGACGTCTATGACGATCACTGGATCAGCATCCGCACCTATATGCTGGAACGTCAGCAAGCGTGGATTTTGGGCACCGGTAACGTCGAGGACGAATGGGACGATTATCTGGCGCAGCTGGATCGCCTCGGCATGACCGAAGTGCTGGCCGCGATGCAATCCGCCTATGACCGTCAATACGGCGAATAG
- a CDS encoding carbohydrate ABC transporter permease — MQNMNLYSRGDKLFAYINMFLIGLFTLSTLYPFLYIASISLSSGGQAAAGNVVLGPIETTFEAYKWVLSSSEFWISYKNTFIYTIGGVIMSLIIIIPGSYALSRPQLKGRRFWNLMVAFTMWFHAGMIPFFLNMRDLGLLDSYFGIIIGFAVNGFNIILLRNFFEGIPASFEEAARMDGANDFQVLWKVYVPLSKPAIATVTLFCIVSRWNGFFWAMVLLNDQDKLPLQVYLRRVIVELTADDQFSATAMNAAYSVETVTAAIIVCSIIPVLIVYPFIQKYFNRGILVGGVKE, encoded by the coding sequence ATGCAGAATATGAACCTCTATTCGCGCGGCGACAAATTGTTTGCCTATATCAACATGTTCCTGATCGGGCTGTTCACGCTGTCGACGTTGTACCCGTTCCTTTATATCGCGTCGATTTCGCTCAGTTCGGGGGGGCAGGCGGCGGCGGGCAATGTGGTGCTGGGGCCTATCGAAACCACATTCGAAGCCTATAAATGGGTGCTCAGTTCGTCAGAATTCTGGATCAGCTACAAAAACACGTTCATCTATACGATCGGCGGCGTGATCATGAGCCTGATCATCATCATCCCCGGATCCTACGCCCTGTCGCGCCCCCAGCTAAAGGGCCGCCGGTTCTGGAATCTGATGGTCGCGTTCACCATGTGGTTCCACGCTGGCATGATCCCGTTTTTCCTGAACATGCGCGATTTGGGCCTGCTGGACAGCTATTTTGGCATCATCATCGGCTTTGCGGTCAACGGGTTTAACATCATCCTTTTGCGCAACTTTTTCGAAGGCATCCCCGCCAGTTTCGAAGAGGCCGCCCGCATGGATGGCGCCAATGATTTCCAAGTGTTGTGGAAGGTCTATGTGCCCCTGTCCAAACCCGCCATCGCCACGGTGACGCTGTTTTGTATCGTGTCGCGCTGGAACGGATTTTTCTGGGCGATGGTGCTGTTGAACGACCAAGACAAACTGCCATTGCAGGTCTATCTGCGCCGCGTGATCGTCGAATTGACAGCCGATGATCAGTTTTCAGCCACCGCCATGAACGCCGCCTATTCCGTCGAAACGGTCACGGCCGCGATCATCGTCTGTTCGATCATCCCGGTGCTGATCGTCTACCCGTTCATCCAGAAATACTTCAACCGCGGCATCCTTGTTGGCGGTGTCAAAGAATGA
- a CDS encoding ABC transporter permease, translating into MENHNSRLHHFADHMRANWQLYILLAPTIIWLLVFLYKPMYGLQIAFKDYSIFRGIQGSPWVGLDHFHALFANDQFIRALKNTVTLSALSLCIGFPVPIFLALMFNEILNQFFKRTAQTITYLPHFISSVIIAGIVITAFSPSAGIVNTVIGWFGVDSVYFLTKPEWFRPIYIGSTIWQEAGFSSIVFLAAIAGVNPSLYESAVIDGASRWQMVWKITLPSILPTIIFMLIIRIGNLLEVGFEMIILLYQPATYQTADVVNTFIYRQGLQAGQYDLAGAAGLFNAVVAFVLVMTANTISRRVSKTSLW; encoded by the coding sequence ATGGAAAATCACAATTCCAGGCTGCATCACTTTGCCGATCATATGCGCGCCAATTGGCAGCTTTATATCCTGCTGGCGCCCACGATCATCTGGCTGCTCGTGTTCCTTTATAAACCCATGTATGGCCTGCAAATCGCGTTCAAAGATTACAGCATCTTTCGCGGCATTCAGGGATCGCCTTGGGTTGGGCTGGACCATTTTCATGCGCTGTTTGCCAATGATCAGTTCATCCGCGCCCTGAAAAACACCGTCACATTATCCGCCCTCAGCCTGTGTATCGGGTTCCCTGTGCCGATCTTTCTGGCGTTGATGTTCAACGAAATCCTGAACCAGTTTTTCAAACGCACCGCCCAGACGATCACCTATCTGCCGCACTTTATTTCGTCGGTGATTATCGCCGGGATCGTGATCACCGCCTTTTCCCCCTCTGCGGGGATCGTGAACACGGTGATTGGCTGGTTTGGAGTCGATTCCGTCTATTTCCTGACCAAGCCGGAATGGTTCCGTCCCATCTATATCGGGTCCACCATTTGGCAAGAGGCCGGGTTTTCCTCCATCGTGTTTCTGGCCGCCATCGCCGGGGTCAATCCATCCCTCTACGAAAGTGCGGTCATCGACGGGGCGTCCCGTTGGCAGATGGTCTGGAAAATCACCCTGCCGTCGATCCTGCCCACGATCATCTTCATGCTGATCATCCGCATCGGCAATCTGCTGGAGGTCGGGTTTGAAATGATCATCCTGCTGTATCAGCCCGCGACCTATCAAACGGCGGATGTGGTCAACACCTTTATCTATCGTCAGGGCCTGCAAGCCGGACAATACGATCTGGCAGGCGCAGCCGGTCTGTTCAACGCCGTGGTGGCCTTTGTGCTGGTGATGACCGCCAACACAATTTCCCGCCGCGTTTCCAAAACTTCGCTTTGGTAA
- a CDS encoding ABC transporter ATP-binding protein, with protein sequence MSGVVLEQIVKRYGAVEVVHGIDLEIAPQEFVVLVGPSGCGKSTTLRMIAGLEEISDGVLKIADRVVNRVAPKDRDVAMVFQNYALYPHLNVADNIAFGLRIRKVKKDQIVQSVSEVADILGLSEYLDRRPADLSGGQRQRVAMGRAIVRHPEVFLFDEPLSNLDAKLRTQMRAEIKRLHNRLGVTSIYVTHDQVEAMTLADRIVVMSDGKIEQIGTPMDLFNNPVNTFVAGFIGSPPMNQIDAVVGSNDAGPVAKIGDVDVQLPALDALKNATGRKIVVGMRPEHVSITPIAGGSQLPVELDLIETLGSEALLHTHVANKPFVIKADTNGEVMRLSDVTSLSIAPEQIKVFDGESGMAFGHPGTI encoded by the coding sequence ATGTCAGGCGTAGTTCTTGAGCAAATTGTCAAACGCTACGGGGCGGTCGAAGTGGTCCACGGGATCGACTTGGAAATCGCGCCTCAGGAATTTGTCGTGTTGGTTGGCCCGTCTGGCTGTGGCAAATCCACGACGTTGCGGATGATCGCCGGGCTAGAAGAAATTTCCGACGGGGTGCTCAAAATCGCCGATCGTGTGGTCAATCGAGTTGCGCCCAAAGACCGCGATGTGGCGATGGTGTTTCAGAACTACGCCCTATACCCGCACCTGAATGTGGCCGACAATATCGCGTTTGGCCTGCGCATTCGTAAGGTCAAGAAAGACCAGATCGTCCAGTCCGTTTCCGAGGTCGCCGATATTCTGGGGCTGAGCGAATATCTGGATCGCCGCCCCGCGGATTTGTCCGGCGGTCAGCGCCAACGGGTTGCCATGGGCCGCGCGATTGTGCGCCATCCCGAAGTGTTCCTGTTTGACGAACCCTTGTCCAATCTGGACGCCAAGCTGCGCACCCAAATGCGCGCCGAGATTAAACGCCTGCATAATCGTCTGGGCGTGACCAGCATTTATGTGACCCATGATCAGGTCGAAGCCATGACCTTGGCCGACCGCATTGTGGTGATGAGCGACGGCAAAATCGAACAGATCGGCACGCCGATGGACCTGTTCAACAACCCGGTGAACACCTTTGTTGCGGGGTTTATCGGATCGCCCCCGATGAACCAGATCGACGCCGTTGTTGGGTCTAATGATGCCGGACCCGTCGCCAAAATCGGGGATGTGGATGTGCAATTGCCCGCTTTGGACGCGTTGAAAAACGCCACCGGTCGCAAGATCGTTGTCGGCATGCGCCCCGAACATGTATCGATCACCCCGATCGCGGGCGGGTCACAATTGCCGGTCGAACTGGACCTGATCGAAACCCTGGGTTCTGAGGCGTTGCTGCACACCCATGTGGCCAACAAACCCTTTGTCATCAAAGCCGACACAAACGGCGAAGTCATGCGACTAAGCGATGTCACATCCCTGTCCATCGCCCCCGAACAGATCAAAGTTTTCGACGGGGAATCCGGCATGGCGTTTGGCCATCCAGGCACGATTTAG